One Cucumis melo cultivar AY chromosome 8, USDA_Cmelo_AY_1.0, whole genome shotgun sequence genomic window, aaaacCCAAATTCACCCACCCGTTACATTACACACAAACACAACAAATTTCTCCATAGCTAATTAAGCTGCTAAACTAAGTTTTAACGGAATCATCTTTCAGAGAGGATAAAGCTTGGATTTTGACCTGCAAAGGTGGGAGATTCAGAAAGACACATCCGTGAAGCAAAATGATTGGGTGTGAGCCCTTGAGGTTTTTGTGACAGaatattaaaaaggaaaatgaaatgtGGGTCTCCCCTTGGGTCACTTCAACCACACAACAAATAGCCACTTCTCCTTTTTTAATCATGatgctgttttttttttcttctctttacaAGTGTAAATAGCTAGAACAATCTGGGATTTGAAGGTCGTAGATCAATTTCTTGGGTCCAAGCAGTCCTGTCCTGAACATGCAAGTGCCAATAAGTTTGAGCCAACGCATCTGGGTCCATAGTCCCTTGCTCTCCAATTCCACTTTGTAAATGCGATCCAACTGAAGATGACGACGATGATGACGATGATGAAGATGATCCTCCTCTGTGAGATGTTATTGAACTTGTCCTGCAATCAAACACGCATCATTTGTTTCATTATCATACCAATTCCTTTTGATTTTAGAGAATCTGGGAAATTCTGTTTGGATGGTCAGAAAATAAGGGGAAAAAATATTGGAGTATCAGATTCGAGTTGAGAGTTGAGGAAGAAGAGATTAAACCTTGGTGGGCCAATGAGACCATCAATAATAATATGAGCGACGTGTATTCCAACGGGTTGGAGCTCTCTAGCCAAACACTGAGATAATGCTCTTAATGCAAATTTTCCACAGCCTATCCCAAaccaaaacaattttttaataaCAGGGTTTTGCAAATTGATTGATTACAAAATATCCTCTCTCAACTTTTTTAATTACACCTCAATCAGATTCTGTCCTGTGTACAACTAAAAAAAGATGGTAAATCTCAACAGAAAACTTGCAGAACTTACAAAGGTCAGAGAAACCAGCAACGCCATTAAGAGAAGCTGAGCAGCCTGTAAAGAGAATCGTACCTCTTCCTCTTTCCACCATCCCTGGAATAACCTAGACAATTTCTCAACAAATTGAAAATTGTTTTTACACAAAGTTCTAAACCCCATTTTTGTTTGATTCTTCTGGTAAAATGAAGGAAATGGAAATGGGGAAAGAGGGGCTGACGGCTGAGAGTTACGTGTGTACCTGTTGAGAACAATGGAAAGCACCCACCGAAGAAACAGCGAGAGATTTCTCAAATGAGTCAATACGAACATCAATGAATCTTGTGGGTTGTCTTGAAACTTGTTGATTTGCATTGTATATCAAAACCTCTACAAATCCCAGTGACAACACACCTTCAAATGCTTCCTTCACACTTCTCGAGTCCGAGCAATCTATTCGAATCGCAAACACTTGAGACTTCTCTTCTCTCGCTATCTCATCCGCAAATCTCGATAATCTACCTGAAAAcgaaattacaaaaaaaaaaaaaaaaaaaaaaagacacgAATTTCAATCCCCAATTTTCAACCTCGTAACTTTAAACAGTTAGTACAATAAATAAATACCCAAGTCTCTGGCGAGAATAGCGACGGTGTAGCCTTCGTGGGCGAACTTGCGAGCGATAGAACGGCCAAGCTTGGGGCCAACACCAACAATGGCGGCGATTCCTCGGCTAGAGGTTGAACTCCCCATGTTGCGCATCCTTCCGTATAGCGCAGTACAAAACAAAGCGAAGGTGGAAGAGAACCGAAAAAGAGACAAGTAATATAAATTAGAGAAGAAACCCACCAAGAAAACCAAATTCCTTACGTATTTGGTGAAGAAAATGGATGAGAAGAAGAGAAATAGTAAAGAAAGATATATAAGTATATGTGTATGTATGgaatgaagaatgaaattaAAGAATGAAAACGTTTGTAGGAAAGACGAGTGAAAAGAATAGAAGATCTTGAGTATCGCTGTCTGGATTCATTGGGTTTGCCTCAATTTGAAGAGGCATTGTTTGGTTTGGTGGGATTGGGATTGGGATTGGGATTGGGATTGGGATTGGGATTGGGATTGGGATTGGGAGTTTACAGAGTtcttagagttttttttttttccaacttttcttttaaaaaactttCTCCTCCCCCATTGTCTCCTTCCTTTCCCCTTCACCTCTCCAAATACAAAATGGATAAATGAATTGGTTTTTATCCCCCTAAAGGGTCAAATCTTCCATCAAAGACCTCCTAACTTTTCGATACGGTCAGAACATTTAATTTATACAGTCCACTCTTGTTAACTTTGTAGATGAGGATGAATGTGGAAATCAAATaagtgttttaattaattaattaatgagaTTAGTCTACCAAACTAAAGTAACGAAGAAGCagacaaaacacaaaaatatatactgatcgtttagtttaaTACGGGAAGAAACGTGATTCTACTGGAacacaatttttctttttttttactcaaaTTGGTTTCTTTTACCAATACAAACAAAAAGATTAGTGGCTTTGAAGGGGAAACAAACAAGAATGATAAAGAGAATAACTATAGATTCGTAGGAGTGTGTTTTGATTAAAATGGACTGTAGTTACAAGAGAATTTCCAACCTCTACACTTCAAATTTCTGGTACTAGTAAATACTTGGGATCACTGCACATGTTCAATTTTGCTAATGTGGTTGATAGATACTTTTGATTTATCAATAATGGATAATATCACTAATAGTGTATACGTCTCTTCTCTCACATGGATCTAGAGATtttataacttttaaaaaatattgttatatatttgattattatttttaaaattactatCTATTACAACTTAGAAATTAACTCTAAAGCAGGTGTGATAAATTATGATAGACTACTGTTACTGTCTATTTGTATCTCGATTTATCGTAGATCTATAAACTAcgatattttattgtattttatagatattttgattcattttattatatttataaacaataaacgTTTCctctttaaaatttttctttccACTAAGACTTTTCTATCTCTTCATCAATTGGACATGAAtgaataattcaaattttagGTTGAAATTAAGagcatttttaaatataacccATAATGATCCTAATACTTATAAAATGTAGCAAgatttcaaattcttttagTGATAATAGTAACGATAGATTTGATAAAGTAGCAGTTTTATTGTTTTgcaataatttttaaataatgtgttaattttttttttattttaaaaaatcattttgttTGACATAAATAAAAACTTTACAATTGGTAAAATGAAACATCAAATTTACAACTTTGGAAGAGAGAGTGTATGCTAAATACTGTTCTAATACTGTAAAGGATAAAACTTATTTTGAAACTCTAACAAATAGCAAACTCAGACATTTAGACTACATTATTATTGGAGCTGTCTTCTGATTTTCAAAAACCAATTAGTTGAAAAACTACATtttataatttctaaaatttggcTTGGAACACCCTAAAATATAATGtccataatatatatatagacgtCATGATTATGGAAGACTcagttttgaaaataaaaaaggaaaaaatcaaGTTTAACTTTTGTCACCTTTTGCCACTTGTACTTTCCTTAGCTATTTGTGTAGTTTTCCACAAGATGAGATTCCACACCCACagttgtttcttcttttttttcctttttctttcttgttttcgAGATCAAGATCAACACGGCAAATAGTTACAACACAACGTCAcccataatatatatataactttaagATTCTCGAGCCAAACATGAAATAGAACCAAGGCTTACCCTTCCattcataaaattaaaaaaaaaaaaaaatgtttaaaatatattttaaaaattatcttTGAGCGATTCTTAAATACTTTAGTTTTTTTCTAAAAggcttttttttaaaaaaagaaaaaaattaaacacttcaaTATTCTAAACCCCCACTCAAATCTGACCACTGTGAGTGTACCATAAATTCTGACTTTTATAATTTTCCTTTCAAGCCTTCCTTGTCATGCTAGGAATAGATAACGGAATGAGGATTCAAATATTTCTTACCAAAATTTCATAACTATCGAATTCAATGTCACTTTTTTTAGGTCTAATAATTAGTTTGATGATTGGCTAGAACTGTTTAGAAAGATTTTATCAGACTACATGAATtaaactatatttataattttaggatcttattattattttgtgtgtgtgtgtgtgtaaagTTTCAATTTgtgatttaataaaataaatatctttagaaaaaaacaataaatagatataaattaaatttttatttaaaagagggggggggggggggcaggGGGCATTGAATGATCTGATTATTGGCTTGTGAATCCTGCGGCTGCTGACACAAAGGGCAGTGGTTTTGATCAATCAATAATTATTCCACGTGGCAACTGATTGCACCGTCAACGTGGCCTCCATGCTTACCAACACCTCTCCCATTCCTACCATTattcattccttttctatttagtaataacctttttcttttggaGCCGTTGAGTTCTCCTAGGGTTTAATGAGACGTAAACCATTGCATTTGGGGCAATTTTGAAGCATTCAAACATCTTGAATCTGTCATtatatattttctcaaaattacACATATATCTATCCTCCATTAAAGACTATCCCCAAGTTTTGTGAAGAGGGATATATTAAAATTCTATAGGGTTGATTACAATTAATCGATGAATATGAAAATTTCTACCCCTATAACATTAGACTAAAACTTGTAATAATATAACTTATTAAGGTATATAATAGTGATTTGCTTACTCCTCGATTTGAGCGCTGCTTAactaataaacatatatatttccATTGAATTCATTGTGGTAACTTTCTAACAGTGATAGGAACTCCTCAATGTTTCTTTTCACAGAGATGTTTGTAACTCAGTCTTTTGTTGGTCTCCATTTCTCCAACTAAGTactttgaaaaatatcaaatttcaCCGATATTTTGAGGGATCACAAATTTGCCTTCCTTTCAAGGAGTATATAATGATGTAAGTTGTTATATTTTCTAACCATTATTTGGTTAATGTTTTCTGGTTGAGTCCTATGAAATTGTACATAATTATACATATCAGGagaatattttattaattatgagAATTCATGAGGTTTCACTCTGGATGTTTATTAATCTAACTCAAAAAATTGTGAAAATAACAACGACAATGGCAACTTGGTTGATGAAAATTTAATACCAAATAACGAAAGAAAGATCAATATATTAACAACACCAAATGAGCAccaacaaacaaataaaaagaggGGGATGCATGGGGGCTACTAACCTTTAATTATAGCAATACCATCAAAACAAGTGGGGGCCGGTCATCTTTTCCAGTAAAGCCTAACTCAAACTATTACTTCTTCAGGTCAATGTTTGCCTTCTTGATCCTCAATTTTAACCTATCTAGAGCTTAATTAAAACATATCCCTTCACCCAACCTTCAGTATCTCCAAAATAAACAACCTAAACCTCGACACACAGCTGTGAATTTTTTGTCTAAAGACTATATCTAAAGTTGACAAACAGATCCAAATTCAAAGAATACCAAGAAAAGAGTATAGGAAAGTGTACATCCTAATCAAGAAATAAATGAATCAAAGTTAGATTCACTCTCTACAATCTCAGATACTCTTTAACACTATTTATTGTCACATACAACCGCATGAGCATGTGTTAGGAGATTCAAGGGGAGTCATGTTTATTTAGGCTTTAATTGAGCAGTAATGTGTTTTAAAGTAGtagtaaaatttattattatttaaaccaaaaaaaaaaaaaagaattagaaagaGTGAGAGGGATAGAGAGGAAAGATGGTCAAAATTTCCGGatatagaagaagaaagagaatctATAATTAGAAAAAGGTTCTAAAAATAGACAGAACAAAGGAACCAGATTTGGTACCAACCACTATTTCTCACACTTTGCTTCTATGTCTCCTTTTACACGCTTTTTAATGCATTTCACTTCACCCCCTTTTACTTCTCTAATTTATTTCCAACAACAATTAGCTACTTCCTTCCTTATCATTCTTTTAACATTATTTCTCTTCTCCCACCTACTTCTTTtatccttctttctttttctacatTTGCCTATATCTTATCCATCTAATACTTGTATGTCTTTTCAAGATTAAACATGTTGGTTATTTCCACTCTATACAATACTTTTTAAAATGGAAATACTTCATCTGTGTCTCAATGGAAGGAACATGATATACCTTTATACACAGAGACACATTATATTAATTAGTTTGATTGGAGAGCATCTGTACAGATAGGTGCAGTACTCTAAGCTGCACCCCAAATTTTGCTTTTCGTatatatttatgtttggttGCAAGAAATATCAAACTGGGAGAGGGTTTATATTTTTAACCTCCCAATTGTGGGTGTAGTTTGAGactattcatatatatataattggacTACTGGACTAATTAGTTTTGTAAGCAACACGATCATATACAACCCCATTTAATTACTTTCCAATATTGTCTGTCAAATAATCAAGTTGCaattttattccaaataaataattcaaacacatcatttgatcttttttttttttttttttaattcagaATGTTGAAGGAATGTTTGAGAACtgttattcaaaagaaaatgaataattATTAAACATCATTCCATCATTCATTATATGATCCATACACCATGAAAactattttaaaacaaaaatatgttATCTTCATTAATTTGCAAACTAAAACTTCGAATAATGacatatttgaatatttttttggACTATTTAGTGAATTATATGTTATATGTTACATTATGTAATATGTATAGGGATATTAAGGGAAAAGAGATACATCATACCAGTCATATTAAATAAGATGTTTATGATTGGAGAAGTAATATtgtttgagagagagagagagagagagagagagagagagagagagagagagagagagagagagagaggaagttGATAAGAACTCCAGCTAGATTGGAATTGAATGGATAGAGATATATTGGAGAGGGGAAGGGAAAGGAAAGATAGTGGAAGATGGGATTTGATTTCAATCATGGAAGGGAAAAAGAAACGAAA contains:
- the LOC103484765 gene encoding uncharacterized protein LOC103484765, which encodes MRNMGSSTSSRGIAAIVGVGPKLGRSIARKFAHEGYTVAILARDLGRLSRFADEIAREEKSQVFAIRIDCSDSRSVKEAFEGVLSLGFVEVLIYNANQQVSRQPTRFIDVRIDSFEKSLAVSSVGAFHCSQQVIPGMVERGRGTILFTGCSASLNGVAGFSDLCCGKFALRALSQCLARELQPVGIHVAHIIIDGLIGPPRTSSITSHRGGSSSSSSSSSSSSVGSHLQSGIGEQGTMDPDALAQTYWHLHVQDRTAWTQEIDLRPSNPRLF